The Chloroflexia bacterium SDU3-3 genome includes the window CGGCGAAGGTGCCGCTAGCGTTTTGATGGCCATATGCACGAATACCAGCCACCAGCTTTCAGCATAGGAACGCTCAAAATTGGGGGTTCCAAGGGGGCGTAGCCCCATGGCGGGGTTACTAGGGGCTGGCCCCTAGTCGCCGCCCGCGTAGGGCATCCACCCAGTAACCATGAGAACCCAACATCATCGAGGCCGCAACGGTCGGCCCGACCGCGCAACACTGCACGCATTGCCTACGGTCGGCCCGACGCGGAACCGCCCCAAAAGTGACATCTGCGCAGGCAGCAGACCCACAGAGCTGGAAAAACCAGCCCGCCTCGTGGGGGCCGGGCCTCGTCGCTGCGGTAGGGATCATGGCCAGTGCCGCATCGCCGCGCCTTCGCTGGATGGGCGGGGCCGCATGCCCGCGCCCGCCGCCAGCCCGCAGGGCCTCGCCCCTCACGCGGCGGGGCCGCCCCCGCGCCGCCAGACCGCTTTTCATCCCTGCTCGCCCGCCTCATTTGCTTACCCCTTCGCGCCTTCGCGGTGAAAAGAAACCGCAGATCATGCACCCGCCACCCCGCTCGCCCGCCGCAATTGCTTACAACTTCGTGTCTTCGCGCCGTCGTGGTGAAGAAAAACCGATCTTCTCGCTTGCAATCTCGCCTATCTTCGCGATACACTTAGCCCAGTCAAAGCTTGTGCGGCACGGCCCAGCCGAGCGCCGCTGAGAGGAAGCAGCAATGTCGGACCTGATAGGCCAGACTTTTGGCAGCTATATACTCGAATCGCTGATCGGCAGCGGCCCCAACGGGCAGGTCTTCCGCGCCCGCCAGGTACGGCTCAACCGGCCCGCCGCGATCAAAGTGCTGAGCGCCCGGCTCTCCGAGCTGCCCGGCAGCGCCCAGCGGTTCAGCGCCGCCATGCAGCGCGCCGCCAACGTGCGCGGCGCGCACATCGCCGACATCGAGGATTTTGGCGAGCAGGGCGGGCGGCTCTACACCGCCATGGAGCTCTACGAGGATGGCTCGCTGCGCACCTTCCTTCAGAAGCGGATCGGCCAGCGCGAGCAGCGCGAGCTGGCCCAGGCCCTTGAGATCGTGCGGCAGGCCGCCGAGGGCCTGCACGCCGCCCACGCGGCGGGCTTCGTGCACGGCCACCTGCGCCCCGAGAACATCCTGACCCAGCGCCGCACCCAGGGCGGTGCCGAGACCTGGCGCGGGCGCGTGGGCGACATCGGCCTGCTGGAGGCGGCGGGCAGCGCGCTGCAGGTCAACCTGGCCTACAGCACCCCCGAGCAGACCCAGGGCGTGGCGCTCACGCCCCAGAGCGACATCTACGCGCTGGGCGTGGTGCTGTACGAGGTGGCCACCGGCTACGTGCCCTTCGCGGTGAAGACCCTGCAGGACGCGCAGGCCAAGCACGGCAGCGCCGCGCCCGTGCCGCCGCGCATGGTGCGCCAGCAGATCGCCCCCGAGCTAGAGGCGGTGATCCTGCGCTGCCTGGCCAAGGCCCCGGCCCAGCGCTTCGCCAGCGCCGCCGACCTGGCCCAGGCCCTCGCGCCCGTCATCCGCGCCAGCTCGCCCGCGCAGACGGTGCAGCTGCAGTCGGTGCCCACCGTGCAGCTGCCCACCGAGGGCCAGCCCACCCAGCAGATCGCCGCCGACCCCGCGCCCTCGGATCAGCAGGCCACTGTGCGGGCCAATGTGCCCGCCGCCCAGCAGCCCACCGTGATGGCCAGCAACACCCCGCGCGTCGACCTGCTCGACCGCCAGGGCGCGCCGGTGCGCGGGGCCGACCTCACCGGCAGCGGCCTGACGCTGGGCCGCGCCACCGACAGCTCGATCGTGCTTGAGCACGAGCAGATCTCGCGCTACCACCTGCGCGTGGACTGGAACGGCCAGACCACCACCATCACCGACCTTGGCTCGGCCAACGGCACGCTGCTCGACGGGCTGCGGCTTCCGGCCAATGTGCCCGTGCCCTGGGCCTACGACAAGCTGGTGCAGGCCGGGCCGTTCACGCTGCGGCTCTCGCCGCCCTTCGGCGCGGCCCAGGCCCAGCAGCCCAAGCCCGCGCTCGACCCGCTGCTGCAGGGCATGCTGGGCGCAGCCGCAGCGCCGCAGCAGCAGACCACCCCGCCCCCGGCCCAGACCACCCAGTCCTTCAGCGCCGCGCTCGCTGGCCCGCCGCTGCGGCTGCTGCTTGAGCAGGATCAGCTCACCATCACCCCCGGCCAGCGCGAGGTGCTGGGCCTGAGCGTGGTGAACAACACCGATCTGCCCGAGAGCGTCACGATCACGGTCGAGGGCGCGCCCGGCATGTGGGTGGGCGTGCCCCAGCAGGCTCTGCAGGTGCCCGCGCACGGGCGCGCGCCCATGACGCTCACTATCGGCGTGCCGCGCGACCCCGAGAGCCTGGCGGGCGACTACCAGATCCTGGTGCGCGCCCGCGCATCCTCGGGCGAGACGGCCACGGCGCGCGGGCGCTGGGCGGTGCTGCCCTTCACCGCATCCAGCCTCAGCCTCTCGCCCCGCAAGGCCAGCGGGCGGCGCGACGCGGGCTACCAGCTGACGGTGCGCAACGATAGCAACCAGGCCGAGAGCTTCCTGCTGAGCGCCGAGGACGACGCCCAGGAGCTGCTGTTCAGCTTCTCCGAGGATACCGTGACGCTGAAACCGGGCGAGGCCGCCACAGTGATGATGATGGCCGAGGCCCAGGGGCGGCTGCTCGGCGGCGACGACACCTTTGTCTTCACCGTCAACGCCCAGGCTGGCAGCGAGAAGCCAGCCGCCGCCACCGGCCAGTTCACCCGCAAGGCCGCCATGCCCCCGGCCGTGCCGCTGGTGGCGCTGCTGCTGCTGGCGCTGGCTGTGGTGTTCTTTACGCTCAACCGCCCCAGCGGCGGCAATTCGGCAGGCGTGGCCACCAGCACAGCTGTCACCACTGCGCAGCCATCGCCCACGCCGCTGCCCTCGCTCACACCCACGCCCGAGCCGGGCGCGCCCAGCTTCACGGTGTTTGACGTGAGCCCCAGAGCGGTGGCGTCAGGTCAGCCTATCACCATCACCTGGGAGGTCGCCAATGCGCAGAGCGTCGACTTGCTCGTCAATGGGAACGTGGTGGCAAACAATCTGCCCATCAGCGGCAGCACCCAGTACCTGATCAGCGGCAACACCGACATCACCATCAAGGCCGTGGGCGGCGGCAAAGAGACGGTGCAGACCATCCAGGTGCTGATCGCCACGCCGGTGCCGCCCACCGCCACGCCCGTACCGGAGATCTCGCCCACGCCGCTGGCCAGCCCTACGGCGCTGCCGCCCACCGCAACGCCCATCCCCACCGCCACGCCCGAGGGCGCGCCCACGGCCACGCCCACATCGGCCCCGGCCCCGGCCAAGGATGTGAGCCTAAACGACGGGGCCACCCTGGCCCACTGGTCGAGCAGCACATCCGATGCGGTGACCTTCGGCAAGCCCAACCAGGGCGCAGACGCAGGCGGCTGGGCCGAGACCCAGGGCCTGGCCCAGCTAGAGCACAGCTGGGTGCCCGTGACCGGGCTGCTCTACACGGTGCCCAGCGCCATCGACAGCGGGTTTATCATGGGCGAGTTCGAGCTGAACAGCATCGGCCAGGGCCAGCACTTCCTCGCCGAGGTGGGCTTCCCCAGCGGCACCAAGAACACCACCATGCAGGTGCAAGTGATCTTCAATGGCGAGATCATTTTCGACCAGCAGAAGACGGCGGACGGCAAGCTGATGACTATCGACGCCGATCTCTCGGGCTTCGCTGGCCAGGGCGGCACGCTGGCCCTGCATGTCGAAAATGTCGAGAACCCCGGCAATGTGGGGCTCTACTGGTCGAACCCGCGCGTGGCCACCAAGTAGCAGAACCACGGCGCACAAAGCGAGGGCGGCGGGTGTATGCCCGCCGCCCTCGTCTTTTATCTTCGCCAGCCCGCGCCTAGGCCTGATCGCCCACGTATAGGGCAAACAGCCGATCCAGCGTGGTCGCCGGGTCTTCGCACAGCCCGCCGTGCACCGGCGCGGGCTGGATGATCGTGCTGCGCGGGGCCACCAGCCAGTGCCAGCGGTCGGGCTGCGGCAGCGCGCCGATCGGGCCAGTGCCCCGCCCGCCCGCGCAGATCTGCGGGATGGCCCGCAGGTGCGCCTCGATGTCCTCGCAGTCGGCCCCGGGGGCCACGCCCAGCAGCCTGGCACGCACCAGCCCCACCCGCGCCGCCAGAAAGCGGCGGCTGCGGCAGTAGAGCACCACGCCCGCGTTCACGCTCTCGCCGCGCTCGATCCGGGGCACCACGCGGATCACACTATAGTCAAACGGCACGCGCTCGGGCACGGTCAGCCTCCTCAGCAAACAGGCGCGGCGATTCCAGCCGACCAAGCAGATACGTCCGGTATGTGGCCCGCGCCTCGCCCGCGCTGGCGAAGGCGTGATCCTCGGCCAGCCAGGCGTCGGGCACTAGCGCCAGCGTGGCGTCGATCACCTCCGGCGTGAGCCGGGGCGCGAGCGCGGCGTCGGCCTCGGCCAGCGCGGTGGCCTGGGGCAGCAGCACGTGGTCTTTAATCTGGGCGAAGGGCAGGCGGCTGCGCTGCTGCCAGTTGTCCCACGAGTGGTGCACATACAGCGCCGCGCCGTGGTCGATCAGCCAGAGCTGGCGGTGCCACAGCAGCATGTTGGTGTTGCGCGGCGTGCGGTCCACATTCGTGGTCAGCGCGTCGAACCACACCACCGCCGAGGCCAGCTGGGGATCCAGCGCGGGGGCCACTACCGGATCGTAGGGCAGCGAGCCGGGCAAGAAATCCAGCGCCAGATTCAGCCCGGCGCTCTTCTCGATCAGGTCTTTTATCTCGAAGTCGGCCTCGTTTCGCCCCAGGGCCGCGTCGACATCCACAAACACCAGCTCGGGCACGGGCAGGCCCAGCGCGCGGCCTAGCTCGCCCACCACCAGCTCGGCGATCAGCGCCTTGAGGCCCTGGCCCGCGCCGCGAAACTTCAGCACGTACATCCCGTCGTCGTCGGCCTCGATCAGGCCGGGCAGCGATCCGCCCTCGCGCAGGGGGGTGACATAGCGCGTGGCGGCTACAGTTCGCAGGGGCATGGTTTCCTACCCATGGTTGGATAATGCGGCAGCACAGCGCGCCGCTGCGGTATTGTACCGCGCGGGTCGCGCGCCGCGCCGCCGCCGAAGGTCGGATCTAGTCGCGCAGCGCCGCCTCGATCGCATCCAGCGCGGCGGCATCCAGCGACACCTGGGCGGCAGCCACGTTGTCGTCGATCTGCTGCGGGCGCGTCGCCCCGATGATCGCGCTGCTCACGCCGCCCTGCCGCAGCACCCAGGCCAGCGCCAGCTGGGCGCGGCTCACACCCAGCCCCTCGGCTATCGGCCTGAGCGCCCGCACCTTGGCAATGTTGGCCTCGGTCATGAAGCGCTCCTTGGCCCAGCCCTCGCGGGCAAAGCGCGAGTCGGCGGGCAGGCCGTCGTCATACTTCCCAGTGAGCATGCCCTGGCCCAGCGGCGACCACACCACCAGCCCCAGGCCGTGCGGCTCGGTCACGGGCAGGATCTCCTGCTCCACCCGCTCGCGGTAGAGCATCGAGTACTGCGGCTGCTCGGTCTTGGGGGCGTACAGGTTGCGCTGGTCGGCGATGGCGCAGGCCTCGGCGATCTGCTCGCCGCTCCACTCGGATGTGCCCCAGTACAGCACCTTGCCCTGGTGCACCAGGTCATCCATCGCCCGCACCGTCTCCTCAATCGGCGTCTCGGGGTCGGGCCGATGGCAGAAGTAAATGTCCAGGTAGTCGGTGCCCAGCCGCCGTAGGCTCTTCTCCACGCTCTCGAAGATGTGCTTGCGCGAGAGGCCGCGGTCGTTGATGTCGTCGCTCATCGGCCAGAACACCTTGCTGGAGATCACCAGGGTATGGCGCGGGTAGTCCTTCAACAGCACGCCCATCTGCTTCTCCGACTCGCCGTTGCCGTAGATGTCGGCGATGTCGAAGAAGTTGATGCCCTGCTCATAGGCGCGGCGCACCGTGGCGCTGGCCGCATCCTCGGCAACCTTGCCCTCGCCATAGTTAATCCAGCCGCCCAGCGCGATCGCGCTCACCTTCATGCCAGCGTCGCCAAGCCTTCGGTACTGCACAGCTTGCTCCTTCTCGCTTGCTTATGTCATCTGCACTACGGCCCATGGGGCGGGAGCGCCGCCCCGCTAGGCCAGGGCCTGCTGGGCCAGGGCCAGCGCGCCCAGCACACCCGCGCGGTCGCCCAGCGCAGGCGGCACCACGTAGCTCTCGATCTGCTGCTCGATCTGCGGCATGCGCACATAGCCGCCCAGCACCCGCAGCAGCTCGGCCCGCAGCATAGGGAACATGCTCGGCTGGTGCATCACGCCGCCGCCTAGGATGATCCGCTGGGGCGAGAGGGTCAGCACCAGGTTGGCGCAGGCCAGGGCCAGGTAGTGCGCCTCCAGCTCCCAGGCCGGGTGGTCCGGCGGCAGGGTCTCGCCACGCTGGCCATAGCGCCCCAGCAGCGCCGGGCCAGCCGCCAGACCCTCAAGGCAGTCGCCGTGGTAGGGGCACGCGCCCGTGTAGGGGTCGCGCTGGGGGTCGCGGGGCAGCAGCATGTGGCCGATCTCGGGGTGCAGCAGCCCGTGCAGCAGCCGCCCCTGCACAAATACCCCGCCGCCGATGCCAGTGCCCACCGTGATGTACACGCACGACTCCAAGCCCTGCGCCGCACCCCAGCGATGCTCGCCCAGGGCCGCCGCATTCACATCGGTGTCAAAGGCGACCGGCACGCCCAGCGCGCGCGCGAACACCCCGGCCACCTCGGTATTTGTCCACCCCGGCTTCGGCGTGGTGGTAATATAGCCATAGGTCGGCGAGCTGCGGTGCAGATCCACCGGGCCAAACGAGCCGATGCCCAGCGCCGCGAGATCCGGCATCGAGCTAAAGAATGCGACCGCCTGCCCCAGCGTCTCCTCGGGGGTGGTGGTGGGGAACCGCACAAGATCGCGGATATCATCCGGGCCGGTCCCTACCGCGCACACCCACTTCGTCCCGCCCGCCTCAATTGCTCCATAGAGTGGCATACCATGACCTCCCTGTCACTGTCCATCTCGCCCATTATAGGCCACTTTAGCGCGAAACCAAGCGCATGTTCGCACGTATTGAATAGAGCGCAGCCACCAAAGTGGGCAGGTGCGGCTATGCCTCCTCAATATAAAACAGACTTCCATCACTAGCTGGGCCAGGTGGCGCAGGTATCGGGAGACGTGGCGCAGGTATCGGGAAACGTGGCGCAGGTATCGGGAAACGTGGCGCAGGTATCGGGAAACGTGGCGCAGGTATCGGGAGACGTGGCGCAGGTATCGGGAAACGTGGCGCAGGTATCGGGAAACGTGGCGCAGGTATCGGGAAACGTGGCGCAGGTATCGGGAAACGTGGCGCAGGTATCGGGAAACGTGGCATAGGTATCGGGAAACGTGGCGCATCACCACCATCCAAAAGCAACTATTGGCAGATGACAGGCGGCAGGCGTCTTGCTACAATCTAGCACAAGAAGCCATCGCGCCGCCGCTGCATCACCGCTCGCGCTGGCGGCACCCGCCTTGCCACAGGCACCGCAGCACCAGCATCCGCCCATAGCACAAAGGAACGACCCTTGGATGTAGCCGACACCTCCGCCGAACGCACTGCCGCACCCAGCCCGCTCCGTCGCCGCGCGCTCCAGCTCCTGCAGATCGTGGGGCCAGGCCTGCTGATCACGGTCGGCTCTATCGACCCTGGCAACTGGGCCACCAACATGCAGGCCGGTTCAAGCTACGGCTACACCCTGCTCTGGGTCATCACGCTCAGCACCGCCATGCTCATCCTGCTGCAGCACAACGCGGCCCACCTGGGCATCGTCAGCGGCTACTGCCTCTCCGAGGCGATCTACCGCTACATGCCGCGCTGGCTGGCCTACCCGGCGCTGGGCAGCGCCATCATCGCCGCCGCCTCCACCGCCCTGGCCGAGATCATCGGCACCGCGATAGCACTCCAGCTGCTGTTCCACCTGCCGCTGGTCATCGGCTCGGCGCTCACGGCGATTGTCGCCATGGTCATGGTCTTCACCAACTCATATGCGCGCATCGAACGCTGGATCGCGGCGTTCGTGGCGCTGGTGGGAGTCAGCTTCATGATCGAGCTGCTGCTGGTGCCCACCGACTGGGGCCAGGCGCTGGTCAGCTCGTTCAACCCGCAGGTGCCGCCCAGCAGCATGGTGCTGATCATGGGCGTGCTGGGCGCGGTGGTGATGCCGCACAATCTGTTCCTGCACTCAGAGATCATTCAGAACCAGCGCGTCAACCAGCAGGGCGAGGCCACCATCCGCAGCAGGCTGCGCTACGAGTTCCTCGACACCCTATTCTCGATGGGCATCGCCTGGGTCATCAACAGCTCGATGCTGATCGTGGCCGCCGACACCTTCTACCGCAGCGGCACCACCGTGACCGATCTGGCCCAGGCCGCCGCACTGCTGGTGCCGATCGCAGGCCCCGCCGCCGGGCTGCTGTTCGCGGTGGCCCTGCTGTTCGCAGGCCTCGCGTCCAGCATCACGGCATCGATCGCTGGCGGCACGATCGTCTCGGGCCTGATCGGCCATCACGCCGACAAGAACAACCGCATCACGCAGGTCGGCATCGTGCTGGTGATGGGCGTGGCGTGGCTGGCGACGCTGTTCATCCAAGATACCTTCCAGGCCCTCATTCTCTCGCAGACGCTCCTGAGCATGCAGCTGCCGATCACGGTGGCCTGCCTGCTCTACCTCACCTCATCGCGCCGCGTCATGGGCGAGCACCGCAACCACGGCATCGAGGCCACGCTGCTCTACCTGATCGGGGCGGTGATCGTGGTGCTCAATATCATGCTCA containing:
- a CDS encoding aminotransferase class I and II, which encodes MPLRTVAATRYVTPLREGGSLPGLIEADDDGMYVLKFRGAGQGLKALIAELVVGELGRALGLPVPELVFVDVDAALGRNEADFEIKDLIEKSAGLNLALDFLPGSLPYDPVVAPALDPQLASAVVWFDALTTNVDRTPRNTNMLLWHRQLWLIDHGAALYVHHSWDNWQQRSRLPFAQIKDHVLLPQATALAEADAALAPRLTPEVIDATLALVPDAWLAEDHAFASAGEARATYRTYLLGRLESPRLFAEEADRARARAV
- a CDS encoding divalent metal cation transporter, with the translated sequence MQAGSSYGYTLLWVITLSTAMLILLQHNAAHLGIVSGYCLSEAIYRYMPRWLAYPALGSAIIAAASTALAEIIGTAIALQLLFHLPLVIGSALTAIVAMVMVFTNSYARIERWIAAFVALVGVSFMIELLLVPTDWGQALVSSFNPQVPPSSMVLIMGVLGAVVMPHNLFLHSEIIQNQRVNQQGEATIRSRLRYEFLDTLFSMGIAWVINSSMLIVAADTFYRSGTTVTDLAQAAALLVPIAGPAAGLLFAVALLFAGLASSITASIAGGTIVSGLIGHHADKNNRITQVGIVLVMGVAWLATLFIQDTFQALILSQTLLSMQLPITVACLLYLTSSRRVMGEHRNHGIEATLLYLIGAVIVVLNIMLIVQNFRP
- a CDS encoding ROK family protein, yielding MPLYGAIEAGGTKWVCAVGTGPDDIRDLVRFPTTTPEETLGQAVAFFSSMPDLAALGIGSFGPVDLHRSSPTYGYITTTPKPGWTNTEVAGVFARALGVPVAFDTDVNAAALGEHRWGAAQGLESCVYITVGTGIGGGVFVQGRLLHGLLHPEIGHMLLPRDPQRDPYTGACPYHGDCLEGLAAGPALLGRYGQRGETLPPDHPAWELEAHYLALACANLVLTLSPQRIILGGGVMHQPSMFPMLRAELLRVLGGYVRMPQIEQQIESYVVPPALGDRAGVLGALALAQQALA
- a CDS encoding protein kinase, whose amino-acid sequence is MSDLIGQTFGSYILESLIGSGPNGQVFRARQVRLNRPAAIKVLSARLSELPGSAQRFSAAMQRAANVRGAHIADIEDFGEQGGRLYTAMELYEDGSLRTFLQKRIGQREQRELAQALEIVRQAAEGLHAAHAAGFVHGHLRPENILTQRRTQGGAETWRGRVGDIGLLEAAGSALQVNLAYSTPEQTQGVALTPQSDIYALGVVLYEVATGYVPFAVKTLQDAQAKHGSAAPVPPRMVRQQIAPELEAVILRCLAKAPAQRFASAADLAQALAPVIRASSPAQTVQLQSVPTVQLPTEGQPTQQIAADPAPSDQQATVRANVPAAQQPTVMASNTPRVDLLDRQGAPVRGADLTGSGLTLGRATDSSIVLEHEQISRYHLRVDWNGQTTTITDLGSANGTLLDGLRLPANVPVPWAYDKLVQAGPFTLRLSPPFGAAQAQQPKPALDPLLQGMLGAAAAPQQQTTPPPAQTTQSFSAALAGPPLRLLLEQDQLTITPGQREVLGLSVVNNTDLPESVTITVEGAPGMWVGVPQQALQVPAHGRAPMTLTIGVPRDPESLAGDYQILVRARASSGETATARGRWAVLPFTASSLSLSPRKASGRRDAGYQLTVRNDSNQAESFLLSAEDDAQELLFSFSEDTVTLKPGEAATVMMMAEAQGRLLGGDDTFVFTVNAQAGSEKPAAATGQFTRKAAMPPAVPLVALLLLALAVVFFTLNRPSGGNSAGVATSTAVTTAQPSPTPLPSLTPTPEPGAPSFTVFDVSPRAVASGQPITITWEVANAQSVDLLVNGNVVANNLPISGSTQYLISGNTDITIKAVGGGKETVQTIQVLIATPVPPTATPVPEISPTPLASPTALPPTATPIPTATPEGAPTATPTSAPAPAKDVSLNDGATLAHWSSSTSDAVTFGKPNQGADAGGWAETQGLAQLEHSWVPVTGLLYTVPSAIDSGFIMGEFELNSIGQGQHFLAEVGFPSGTKNTTMQVQVIFNGEIIFDQQKTADGKLMTIDADLSGFAGQGGTLALHVENVENPGNVGLYWSNPRVATK
- a CDS encoding aldo/keto reductase codes for the protein MQYRRLGDAGMKVSAIALGGWINYGEGKVAEDAASATVRRAYEQGINFFDIADIYGNGESEKQMGVLLKDYPRHTLVISSKVFWPMSDDINDRGLSRKHIFESVEKSLRRLGTDYLDIYFCHRPDPETPIEETVRAMDDLVHQGKVLYWGTSEWSGEQIAEACAIADQRNLYAPKTEQPQYSMLYRERVEQEILPVTEPHGLGLVVWSPLGQGMLTGKYDDGLPADSRFAREGWAKERFMTEANIAKVRALRPIAEGLGVSRAQLALAWVLRQGGVSSAIIGATRPQQIDDNVAAAQVSLDAAALDAIEAALRD
- a CDS encoding DUF3037 domain-containing protein, with protein sequence MPERVPFDYSVIRVVPRIERGESVNAGVVLYCRSRRFLAARVGLVRARLLGVAPGADCEDIEAHLRAIPQICAGGRGTGPIGALPQPDRWHWLVAPRSTIIQPAPVHGGLCEDPATTLDRLFALYVGDQA